The following coding sequences lie in one Streptomyces xiamenensis genomic window:
- a CDS encoding EF-hand domain-containing protein: protein MRAEALSRAKAVFALFDADGNGYLESEDFDLMAGRVVLAASDAGEAEKDALRDAFRQWWEFLLGELDANRDGRISLEEFTAGVLTPERFRDALGAFAGTLAALGDPDGDGLVERPLFEALMTAIGFEHANIHALFDAFGPTDEDRITTGTWINGIKEFYSPDHADIPGDHLVGDPVS, encoded by the coding sequence ATGCGAGCGGAAGCACTCAGCCGAGCGAAGGCGGTCTTCGCCCTCTTCGACGCCGATGGCAACGGATACCTGGAGTCGGAGGACTTCGATCTCATGGCGGGGCGGGTCGTCCTGGCGGCCTCCGACGCGGGGGAGGCGGAGAAGGACGCCCTGCGCGACGCCTTCCGCCAGTGGTGGGAGTTCCTGCTCGGCGAGCTGGACGCCAACCGGGACGGCCGCATCAGCCTGGAGGAGTTCACCGCCGGTGTGCTGACACCGGAACGGTTCCGGGACGCGCTGGGCGCGTTCGCGGGGACGCTGGCCGCGCTCGGGGACCCGGACGGCGACGGACTCGTAGAACGGCCCCTCTTCGAGGCGCTGATGACGGCCATCGGTTTCGAACACGCCAACATCCACGCGCTCTTCGACGCCTTCGGCCCCACGGACGAGGACCGGATCACGACCGGGACCTGGATCAACGGCATCAAGGAGTTCTACAGCCCGGACCACGCCGACATCCCGGGCGACCATCTGGTCGGCGACCCGGTCTCCTGA
- a CDS encoding SigE family RNA polymerase sigma factor, whose amino-acid sequence MTRAPEAHDADFRAFAVSRWPRLLRTAQLLTGHHHDAEDLVQVALAKAYARWHRVTQSADPDAYVWRIMINAHRDRIRGLRAFEWLTTRFPEQSVRDQAEQVLARDVLTSALQRLPPRQRAAVVLRYIEDRTETEVATLLGARIGTVRSRAARGLEKLRADPAVRDLRTQGKRQEVSRRAGAAGRTGVR is encoded by the coding sequence ATGACGCGTGCACCCGAAGCCCACGACGCCGACTTCAGGGCCTTCGCCGTCAGCCGCTGGCCGCGGCTGCTGCGGACGGCGCAGTTGCTGACCGGCCACCACCACGATGCGGAGGATCTCGTCCAAGTGGCGCTGGCCAAGGCGTACGCGCGGTGGCACCGCGTGACGCAGAGCGCCGACCCGGACGCCTATGTGTGGCGGATCATGATCAACGCCCATCGCGACCGGATCCGTGGGCTTCGGGCGTTCGAGTGGCTGACGACCCGGTTCCCGGAGCAGAGCGTCCGGGACCAGGCCGAACAGGTCCTCGCCAGGGATGTGCTGACGAGCGCGCTGCAACGGCTTCCGCCGCGGCAGCGCGCGGCCGTCGTACTGCGCTATATAGAGGACCGCACCGAGACCGAGGTGGCGACGCTGCTCGGGGCCCGGATCGGCACCGTGCGCAGCCGGGCGGCGCGCGGCCTGGAGAAGCTGCGTGCCGACCCGGCCGTGCGCGATCTGCGGACCCAGGGAAAGCGACAGGAGGTGAGCCGGCGTGCCGGAGCGGCGGGGCGAACCGGAGTTCGTTGA
- a CDS encoding vWA domain-containing protein, translated as MSGKQNYINHVALVLDASSSMSHLSGKVVEVADQQISYLARRSEELDQETRVTVYVFSNTVECVIYDKDVLRMPSLKQLYRAGGMTALLAAALKSQHELAQTAQLYGDHSFLTFVLTDGQENASHRCQDAPSKDPRVLVESVARMIETQADNWTLAVLVPDQMGKREAMRCGFPKDNIAIWDATSTQGLEEAGQVIQEATEKFMVGRTKGIRGSRAVFSTGAETVNKDTIKAAGLTPVNPSQYQLISVTRDAGIREWVVESGHTYRTGGAFYQLSKSEKVQARKRIAVLEKKTDRVYTGPEARALLGLPDVEVRVKPNHNDDFTIFVQSTSVNRKLVPNTRLLLML; from the coding sequence ATGTCCGGAAAGCAGAACTACATCAACCACGTCGCCCTGGTACTGGATGCGAGTTCGTCCATGTCACACCTGAGCGGCAAGGTCGTCGAGGTCGCCGATCAGCAGATTTCCTATCTCGCCCGCCGGTCCGAGGAATTGGACCAGGAAACCCGCGTCACGGTGTACGTGTTCTCGAACACGGTGGAGTGCGTCATTTATGACAAGGACGTGCTGCGCATGCCCTCGCTCAAGCAGTTGTACCGGGCCGGTGGCATGACCGCCCTGCTGGCCGCCGCGCTGAAGTCGCAGCACGAACTGGCGCAGACGGCCCAGCTGTACGGCGACCACAGCTTCTTGACGTTCGTCCTGACCGACGGGCAGGAGAACGCGAGTCATCGCTGCCAGGACGCCCCCTCCAAGGATCCCAGGGTGCTCGTCGAGTCGGTGGCCCGGATGATCGAGACGCAGGCGGACAACTGGACGCTGGCCGTGCTGGTTCCGGACCAGATGGGCAAGCGTGAGGCCATGCGGTGCGGTTTCCCGAAAGACAACATCGCGATCTGGGACGCCACGAGCACACAGGGCCTCGAAGAGGCCGGGCAGGTCATCCAGGAGGCCACCGAGAAATTCATGGTGGGCCGCACCAAGGGCATCCGGGGATCGCGGGCGGTCTTCTCCACGGGGGCGGAGACGGTCAACAAGGACACCATCAAGGCGGCCGGCCTCACCCCGGTGAATCCGTCGCAGTATCAGCTGATTTCCGTCACGCGTGACGCGGGGATACGCGAGTGGGTGGTGGAAAGCGGGCACACTTACCGCACCGGTGGCGCTTTCTACCAGCTGAGCAAGTCGGAGAAAGTTCAGGCGCGCAAGCGGATAGCCGTGCTGGAGAAGAAGACGGACCGGGTGTACACGGGGCCCGAGGCGCGGGCCCTGCTCGGCCTCCCGGACGTGGAAGTGCGCGTCAAGCCCAATCACAACGACGATTTCACGATCTTCGTGCAGAGCACGAGCGTGAACCGGAAGCTCGTCCCGAACACGCGGCTGTTGCTGATGCTCTGA
- a CDS encoding inclusion body family protein yields the protein MTDLNVLIAFDAATIVERYPDASRNPDAPTQVDHSLIHMTTRHDHIIGTSGAELNLRAETGDSIRWRETTLSLSSDYKALLYRYVSSDSGHQLIRTPEIEVIDGVFPMPQEGTEGTPGFVTQNYQDHYWRTTVRKPGQVVYRFFFQILDRHRQLKGYFQWDPYITIESP from the coding sequence ATGACGGATCTCAACGTACTGATCGCGTTCGACGCGGCCACCATCGTCGAGCGGTACCCCGACGCGTCGAGGAACCCCGACGCGCCGACGCAGGTCGACCACAGCCTCATCCACATGACGACGCGCCACGACCACATCATCGGGACGTCCGGGGCCGAGCTGAATCTGCGGGCCGAGACCGGGGACAGCATCAGGTGGCGGGAGACCACACTGTCGCTGAGCAGCGACTACAAGGCGCTGCTGTACCGGTACGTGAGCAGCGACAGCGGACACCAGCTCATCAGGACGCCGGAGATCGAGGTCATCGACGGCGTCTTCCCGATGCCGCAGGAGGGCACCGAGGGGACGCCGGGCTTCGTGACGCAGAACTACCAGGACCACTACTGGCGCACGACCGTCAGAAAGCCCGGTCAGGTCGTGTACCGCTTCTTCTTCCAGATCCTGGACCGGCACCGGCAGCTGAAGGGCTACTTCCAGTGGGACCCCTACATCACCATTGAGAGCCCGTGA
- a CDS encoding nuclear transport factor 2 family protein, with the protein MEPSRTVRLLWDRMQDRDWSGVGALLAPDAIVEWPASGERIVGRENYVRVNAEYPEGWSIHVLRVVASGSEVVSEVEVPHGAMGVHRAVSFWTVENGVITGGREYWTELGADRAPAWRAPYTERI; encoded by the coding sequence ATGGAACCTTCGAGGACCGTGCGGCTGTTGTGGGACCGCATGCAGGACCGTGACTGGAGCGGTGTCGGCGCGCTGCTGGCACCCGACGCGATCGTGGAGTGGCCGGCCAGCGGTGAACGCATCGTGGGCCGCGAGAACTATGTGCGGGTCAACGCGGAGTACCCGGAGGGCTGGTCGATCCACGTCCTGCGCGTCGTGGCCTCCGGGAGCGAGGTCGTCTCCGAGGTCGAGGTGCCGCACGGGGCGATGGGCGTCCACCGGGCGGTGTCCTTCTGGACCGTGGAGAACGGTGTGATCACCGGGGGCCGCGAGTACTGGACGGAGCTCGGTGCCGACCGGGCCCCCGCCTGGCGGGCTCCCTACACCGAGCGCATCTGA
- a CDS encoding IclR family transcriptional regulator, which yields MTTTAATDSDGGGGGIRAVSRAWRVLRAFTPDRMSLGLADMVRETGLPRTTVLRLVETLAAEGLLEVGADGRIRVGTALISFAAFADAAWTVPAASLARMRALAAETGETVSLYVREGNRRVVVGQAPSPNTLRHAVQQGDELPMNLGSAAYMLLSLEPPAEREALITAIVTEAGGDPQALREGIALAADQGWSVSHGQREAGNSGLAVPVPHTGSRRPARTVVLALGGPTVRFTDDKIPEFVHAIHRCAEDIARIGLPPALY from the coding sequence ATGACCACCACGGCGGCCACCGACAGCGACGGGGGCGGCGGCGGAATCCGCGCGGTCAGCCGCGCCTGGCGGGTCCTGCGGGCCTTCACCCCCGACCGGATGTCACTGGGCCTGGCCGACATGGTCCGGGAGACCGGACTGCCCCGGACGACCGTGCTGCGCCTGGTGGAAACCCTCGCCGCCGAGGGACTGCTGGAAGTCGGGGCGGACGGCCGGATCCGGGTCGGCACCGCCCTGATCTCGTTCGCCGCCTTCGCCGACGCGGCCTGGACCGTGCCCGCCGCCTCCCTCGCCCGGATGCGGGCGCTGGCGGCGGAAACCGGCGAGACCGTGAGCCTCTACGTCCGCGAGGGGAACCGTCGCGTCGTCGTCGGCCAGGCCCCCAGCCCCAACACCCTGCGGCACGCCGTCCAGCAGGGCGACGAACTGCCCATGAACCTCGGCTCGGCCGCCTACATGCTGCTCAGTCTCGAACCCCCGGCCGAGCGCGAAGCCCTCATCACCGCCATCGTCACCGAAGCCGGCGGCGACCCGCAGGCCCTGCGCGAGGGCATCGCCCTCGCCGCGGACCAGGGCTGGAGCGTCAGCCACGGCCAGCGCGAGGCGGGCAACAGCGGTCTGGCCGTACCCGTCCCGCACACCGGCAGCCGCCGGCCCGCCCGCACCGTGGTCCTCGCCCTCGGCGGCCCCACCGTCCGCTTCACCGACGACAAGATCCCCGAGTTCGTCCACGCCATCCACCGCTGCGCCGAGGACATCGCGCGCATCGGACTCCCGCCCGCCCTGTACTGA
- a CDS encoding RraA family protein, producing the protein MHDYPPPGALPVATVSDAMERFGVADGIGPLWPGATFSGPAFTVWTRPGDNKGLHAAFETIRRGEILVVNGGGDTTRALIGELVVQKAKALEIGGIVLDGAARDLAELPELGIPVFARAVTPAGPWKTGPYRTGVTVAVGGVPVSPGDWVLGDHDGVAVVPRADIGEVIDTAHRLIAGEAERRAANQRLVPRD; encoded by the coding sequence GTGCACGACTACCCGCCCCCCGGCGCGCTCCCCGTCGCGACCGTCTCCGACGCGATGGAACGTTTCGGCGTCGCCGACGGCATAGGCCCCCTGTGGCCGGGCGCCACCTTCTCCGGGCCGGCCTTCACGGTCTGGACCCGGCCCGGCGACAACAAGGGACTGCACGCCGCCTTCGAGACCATCCGGCGCGGCGAGATCCTCGTCGTCAACGGCGGCGGCGACACCACCCGGGCCCTGATCGGCGAACTCGTCGTGCAGAAGGCCAAGGCCCTGGAGATCGGCGGCATCGTCCTGGACGGCGCCGCCCGCGACCTCGCCGAACTGCCGGAGCTGGGCATTCCCGTCTTCGCCCGGGCCGTCACCCCCGCCGGCCCCTGGAAGACCGGCCCGTACCGCACCGGCGTCACCGTCGCCGTCGGCGGTGTCCCCGTCAGCCCCGGTGACTGGGTGCTCGGCGACCACGACGGTGTCGCCGTCGTCCCCCGGGCCGACATCGGCGAGGTCATCGACACCGCCCACCGGCTCATCGCGGGCGAGGCCGAACGCCGTGCCGCCAACCAGCGGCTGGTGCCCCGTGACTGA
- a CDS encoding NAD(P)-dependent oxidoreductase, whose protein sequence is MTDAPAPLVWIPRPVHPDAVDRLSRHAEVRLGYDADAVPFDAVCHRVAGILLRTERVDGAMMRRAPRLRIIARHGVGLDTVDLDQARAQGITVTTTPTANTQSVAEHTIALLLAVRRGIGLAVRGEGDTRTAIRGRELNGATLGLVGFGRIARRVAAIAAHGFGMRVLAHDPVVPDGDITAAGAEPAELPAVLAAADHLSLHVPLTPGTRGLIGAPELAALPAGAVVVNTSRGGILDEEALLASLRAGHLAGAGLDVTTVEPLPRDHPLRAEPAVVITPHTGAQTEEALYRMAAEAADHLIRHLG, encoded by the coding sequence GTGACTGACGCCCCCGCACCCCTGGTCTGGATCCCGCGCCCCGTCCACCCCGACGCCGTCGACCGCCTCAGCCGGCATGCCGAGGTGCGCCTGGGTTACGACGCCGATGCCGTTCCCTTCGACGCCGTCTGCCACCGGGTGGCCGGGATCCTGCTGCGGACCGAACGCGTCGACGGAGCCATGATGCGCCGGGCGCCCCGGCTGCGGATCATCGCCCGGCACGGCGTCGGCCTCGACACGGTCGACCTCGACCAGGCCCGCGCACAGGGCATCACGGTCACCACCACGCCCACCGCCAACACCCAGTCGGTGGCCGAGCACACCATCGCCCTGCTGCTCGCCGTGCGGCGTGGCATCGGTCTCGCGGTGCGCGGCGAGGGCGACACCCGGACCGCCATCCGCGGACGTGAACTCAACGGCGCCACCCTGGGCCTGGTCGGATTCGGCCGCATCGCCCGCCGGGTGGCGGCCATCGCCGCCCACGGCTTCGGCATGCGGGTCCTGGCCCACGACCCCGTGGTCCCTGACGGGGACATCACCGCCGCCGGAGCCGAACCCGCCGAGCTGCCCGCCGTGCTGGCGGCGGCGGACCATCTCAGCCTGCATGTGCCGCTCACCCCCGGCACCCGCGGGCTGATCGGGGCACCCGAACTGGCGGCCCTGCCGGCCGGCGCCGTCGTCGTCAACACCTCGCGCGGCGGCATCCTGGACGAGGAGGCGCTGTTGGCCTCCCTCCGCGCGGGCCACCTGGCGGGCGCCGGCCTGGACGTCACCACCGTCGAGCCGCTGCCGCGGGACCATCCGCTGCGTGCCGAGCCGGCCGTGGTCATCACCCCGCACACCGGGGCTCAGACCGAGGAGGCCCTGTACCGGATGGCGGCCGAGGCGGCCGACCATCTCATCCGGCACCTCGGCTGA
- a CDS encoding aspartate/glutamate racemase family protein, producing MKVIGLIGGMSWESTAEYYRLLNTLTRDRLGGLHSARCVLYSVDFAEIERLQVQGRWQEAGEILADAARALERAGAELVLICTNTMHKVADQVAAAVSVPLLHLADATAVAVRAAGVRTVGLLGTAFTMEQDFYRGRLEAGGLKVCVPSADERAVVHRIIYEELCLGVVRDASREEFQRVIGRLVERGAEGVILGCTEIELLIGERHSPVPVFPTTRLHVEAALRQALAP from the coding sequence GTGAAGGTCATCGGCCTGATCGGCGGAATGAGCTGGGAATCCACGGCCGAGTACTACCGGCTGCTGAACACGTTGACGCGTGACCGGCTCGGTGGGCTGCACTCCGCCCGCTGCGTGCTCTACTCGGTGGACTTCGCGGAGATCGAGCGACTCCAGGTCCAGGGACGCTGGCAGGAGGCCGGGGAGATCCTGGCCGACGCGGCCCGCGCCCTGGAGCGGGCCGGCGCCGAGCTGGTGCTGATCTGTACCAACACGATGCACAAGGTGGCGGATCAGGTGGCGGCGGCGGTGTCGGTACCGCTGCTGCACCTGGCCGACGCCACCGCGGTCGCCGTGCGGGCCGCGGGGGTGCGCACGGTCGGCCTGCTCGGGACGGCGTTCACGATGGAACAGGATTTCTACCGTGGGCGTCTGGAAGCGGGTGGGCTCAAGGTGTGCGTGCCGAGCGCCGACGAGCGCGCCGTGGTCCACCGGATCATCTACGAGGAGCTGTGCCTCGGTGTGGTGCGGGACGCGTCGCGCGAGGAATTCCAGCGGGTGATCGGGCGGCTCGTCGAGCGGGGCGCCGAGGGCGTCATCCTGGGCTGCACCGAGATCGAGTTGCTCATCGGGGAGCGGCACAGCCCCGTTCCGGTCTTTCCCACGACGCGGCTGCACGTGGAGGCGGCCCTCCGGCAGGCCCTGGCCCCGTGA
- a CDS encoding DUF7507 domain-containing protein, which yields MSTPPAPLRVTLVNGSFEEPTVTNYEILPDASQTQAPKRVPGWLTTASDHMVELWHTGFLGVPSADGAQFAELNANEVSTLYQDLPTTPGTTLYWRLQHRGRLGEDTMALDIGAPGSTVEQGRFSDGKDAWGQYRGTYVVPAGQTLTRFAFRSLSAAGGNRGIGNFLDGIFFGTAPHVTLHKEAIPAGPLEVGEVITYRVTARNEGGGAAEALVLTDVLPPGTTYVPGSLRIVDGPNTGDKSDAPGDDQGSYDAGANRVVFHLGAGASAAGGGTLLNTETLPGGTTAEYRVRIERAAAGRLISNTATASYENRLGETPEALTARSNEAVTEVRPAADLSVVKAADATTVTVGQTVTYRITVRNAGPNDATGVRVTDRLPDGLVLLSAEGTGDYDPDTGLWSVGDLAVAATAALVLRAKATVAGRIRNTATVLGNETDPDTGDNTDSVTVCVEQAPSCCDPCSPGK from the coding sequence ATGTCCACACCTCCCGCTCCGCTCCGGGTCACCCTCGTCAACGGCAGCTTCGAAGAACCCACCGTCACCAACTACGAGATCCTGCCCGACGCCTCCCAGACCCAGGCACCCAAGCGGGTCCCCGGCTGGCTCACCACCGCCTCCGACCACATGGTGGAGCTGTGGCACACCGGCTTCCTCGGTGTGCCGTCCGCCGACGGCGCCCAGTTCGCCGAGCTGAACGCCAACGAGGTGTCCACGCTCTACCAGGACCTGCCGACCACCCCGGGCACCACGCTCTACTGGCGTCTGCAGCACCGTGGCCGGCTGGGCGAGGACACCATGGCGCTGGACATCGGCGCGCCCGGGTCAACGGTGGAGCAGGGACGCTTCTCCGACGGCAAGGACGCCTGGGGTCAGTACCGGGGCACCTACGTCGTCCCGGCGGGGCAGACGCTGACGCGTTTCGCCTTCCGGTCCCTCTCCGCCGCCGGCGGCAACCGCGGCATCGGCAACTTCCTGGACGGCATCTTCTTCGGCACGGCCCCCCACGTGACGCTCCACAAGGAGGCGATTCCGGCCGGACCGCTGGAGGTGGGAGAGGTCATCACGTACCGCGTCACTGCCAGGAACGAGGGTGGCGGCGCGGCGGAGGCCCTCGTCCTGACCGATGTCCTCCCGCCGGGAACCACGTACGTGCCGGGGTCCCTGCGGATCGTCGACGGACCGAACACCGGGGACAAGAGCGACGCTCCGGGCGATGACCAGGGCTCCTACGACGCCGGGGCGAACCGGGTCGTCTTCCATCTGGGGGCCGGGGCCTCCGCCGCCGGCGGGGGCACGCTGCTCAACACCGAGACCCTGCCGGGCGGGACAACGGCGGAGTACCGGGTCCGCATCGAACGGGCCGCGGCCGGACGGCTGATCAGCAACACCGCGACCGCCTCCTACGAGAACCGGCTCGGCGAGACGCCCGAGGCCCTGACGGCCCGCTCCAACGAGGCGGTCACCGAGGTCAGACCAGCCGCCGACCTGTCGGTGGTGAAGGCCGCCGACGCGACGACCGTCACCGTCGGCCAGACCGTCACCTACCGCATCACCGTGCGCAACGCCGGCCCGAACGACGCCACCGGCGTGCGGGTCACCGACCGGCTCCCCGACGGTCTCGTCCTCCTGTCCGCCGAGGGCACCGGGGACTACGACCCGGACACCGGCCTGTGGTCCGTGGGCGACCTGGCCGTCGCCGCCACCGCCGCCCTCGTCCTGCGGGCGAAGGCCACCGTGGCGGGCCGGATCCGCAACACGGCGACGGTCTTGGGCAACGAGACGGATCCCGACACCGGCGACAACACGGACTCCGTCACCGTCTGTGTCGAACAGGCGCCCTCCTGCTGTGATCCCTGTTCTCCCGGGAAGTAG
- a CDS encoding helix-turn-helix transcriptional regulator → MESSHQLGDDVPLDVTLLVESEVLRRGVGSLLAQIPWVTLVDRRPGRTGSPDSGPGRASFIIATLPEWRTLTGEDLLGPGTRPFVLLIGDDIHARDLSLPAEVPCDGVISLREATVPLLDTTLRRVVEGDMPLPAPLARELLAGSRGPVRHHTGRRAVSFTDRERETLGLLAQGYSNKQIAKALGISAHGVKRLVGAILLKLGAPNRTTAAVMAMNERLL, encoded by the coding sequence GTGGAGAGCTCTCACCAACTCGGGGACGATGTGCCGCTCGACGTCACCCTTCTCGTGGAGTCCGAAGTGCTCCGGCGGGGCGTCGGCTCCCTGCTCGCGCAGATCCCGTGGGTGACGCTCGTCGACCGGCGGCCGGGCAGGACCGGGTCGCCCGACAGCGGGCCCGGCCGCGCCTCGTTCATCATCGCCACGCTGCCCGAGTGGAGAACGCTGACGGGAGAGGACCTGCTGGGCCCCGGGACCCGGCCCTTCGTCCTGCTCATCGGTGACGACATCCACGCCAGGGACCTCTCGCTCCCCGCGGAGGTGCCGTGCGACGGTGTCATCTCGCTCCGGGAGGCGACGGTGCCGCTCCTGGACACCACCTTGCGCCGCGTCGTCGAGGGCGACATGCCGCTGCCCGCGCCACTGGCACGCGAACTGCTCGCCGGCAGCCGGGGACCGGTGCGGCACCACACCGGCCGACGCGCGGTGTCCTTCACCGACCGGGAGAGGGAGACGCTCGGCCTGCTGGCCCAGGGGTACAGCAACAAGCAGATCGCGAAGGCGCTCGGCATCTCGGCCCACGGGGTGAAACGCCTGGTCGGTGCCATACTGCTGAAACTGGGCGCTCCCAACCGCACCACGGCGGCCGTCATGGCGATGAACGAGAGACTGCTCTAG
- a CDS encoding MFS transporter encodes MRYFRLLVLSNGVSAYGSYLNLVALNVFVYQVTGSPMAAGIFMAVRLLTSVGSGFVSGRLVSRFDRKWLMVGSDLVRAVMLLALLPLSDDGRLPLLFVLAFTTGACTTLHQVALRTSVPEIVGAELRVKANGLLVTGRSLAMIAGFASSGLVIAQFGYTTAFALNAVTFLVSALILSSLPIRTRAAATEGDEASAESGRASRWVSWTLLRAAPVMAAMLAIRGADALGSSSHNVALPIYSSELDPTHPATFISQFWATWAIGHIIALQLCSRYGKTGRTFGEKAFAAGSALMSVGFVLVFVGLPTVPAVIAALIAGMADGFTEIAYVSKLQEAPDEQRGRLFGLAAAVENGGFGVGMLVSSALLEVYAPIVVVGLFHGLTFVLCLGFLLALVRRGRRPAAPPPEERDTAGTPEPDVKTSHQGGGS; translated from the coding sequence GTGCGTTACTTCCGTCTGCTCGTCCTCAGCAACGGGGTCTCGGCATACGGCAGCTACCTCAACCTGGTGGCGCTGAACGTCTTCGTGTACCAGGTGACCGGCAGCCCCATGGCGGCGGGCATCTTCATGGCGGTGCGGCTGCTGACCAGCGTGGGCAGCGGCTTCGTCAGCGGGCGACTGGTTTCGCGCTTCGACCGCAAATGGCTGATGGTCGGATCCGACCTGGTCCGCGCCGTGATGCTGCTGGCGCTGCTGCCGCTGTCGGACGACGGCCGGCTTCCGCTGCTGTTCGTGCTCGCGTTCACGACGGGTGCCTGTACGACGCTGCACCAGGTCGCCCTGCGCACCAGCGTCCCCGAGATCGTCGGGGCCGAGCTGCGGGTCAAGGCCAACGGCCTGCTGGTCACCGGCCGTTCCCTCGCCATGATCGCCGGCTTCGCCTCCTCCGGCCTGGTGATCGCCCAGTTCGGCTACACGACGGCGTTCGCCCTGAACGCGGTCACGTTCCTGGTGTCCGCCCTGATCCTGTCCTCGCTGCCGATCCGGACCCGGGCAGCGGCCACCGAGGGGGACGAGGCGAGCGCGGAGAGCGGGCGGGCGAGCCGGTGGGTGTCCTGGACGCTGCTGCGGGCCGCACCGGTGATGGCGGCCATGCTGGCCATCCGGGGCGCCGACGCGCTGGGCTCCTCCTCCCACAACGTCGCGCTGCCCATCTACTCCAGTGAGCTGGACCCCACCCATCCGGCGACCTTCATCAGCCAGTTCTGGGCCACCTGGGCCATCGGGCACATCATCGCGCTCCAACTGTGCTCGCGCTACGGCAAGACGGGGCGGACCTTCGGGGAGAAGGCCTTCGCGGCCGGCTCCGCCCTGATGTCGGTGGGCTTCGTCCTCGTCTTCGTCGGACTGCCCACCGTCCCCGCCGTCATCGCCGCGCTGATCGCCGGAATGGCGGACGGATTCACCGAGATCGCCTACGTCAGCAAGCTCCAGGAAGCCCCCGACGAGCAGCGCGGCCGGCTGTTCGGTCTCGCGGCCGCCGTCGAGAACGGCGGATTCGGGGTCGGGATGCTCGTCAGCTCCGCCCTGCTGGAGGTCTACGCTCCGATCGTGGTCGTGGGCCTCTTCCACGGGCTCACGTTCGTGCTGTGCCTCGGCTTCCTCCTCGCGCTGGTGAGACGGGGCAGAAGACCCGCCGCACCTCCGCCGGAGGAGCGCGACACCGCCGGCACACCGGAGCCGGACGTGAAAACCTCCCACCAGGGCGGCGGTTCGTGA